From the Oleiharenicola lentus genome, one window contains:
- a CDS encoding putative transporter, producing the protein MDWLTHLLTEESVARTVILLGVAGAAGSALGKIRVGGVSLGVAGVLFAGLLLGHFKLTVDHHVLEFVREFGLIIFVYTLGLQIGPGFFGSLRSRGLMLNGFAAAIVLLGAVVAVVLIKTGRVELPAGVGLLSGATTNTPSLAAAQQALKQVGTADTAAAVQGLAYAVAYPFGIVGIILTMILVRTIFRVDVKAEVAAAEAAHAPARPKPATRNFEVRNPNLVGRPLGKVPGLAGSGVVVSRFSRSGKVEVAKPETLLRIGDILHAVGPEEGLDELRVVVGADAGIDLKTMPGAVTNRRLIVTRSDVYGCELGELEVLAEQDVVVTRVTRGGIEFTATPGFRLQFGDVLMVVGEEPRIDAVAAAVGNSNKALNSPQPIPFFLGIALGVIVGAIPLAIPGLPAAVKLGLAGGPLVVAILLSRIANTGPLVWYLPTNANHMLREVGITLFLAAVGLKSGDKFVEVLLGGNGLSWLLYGALITAVPLLLIGLLARAWKKLNYAELCGLLAGSMTDPPALAFAQQSTGSDAPAVSYATVYPLVMLLRVFSAQLIVFLLYQAAGG; encoded by the coding sequence ATGGACTGGCTTACGCACCTGCTCACCGAAGAATCCGTCGCCCGCACCGTCATCCTGCTGGGCGTGGCCGGCGCCGCCGGGTCGGCGCTCGGCAAGATCCGCGTCGGGGGTGTCAGCCTCGGCGTGGCCGGCGTGCTGTTCGCCGGCCTGCTCCTCGGGCACTTCAAGCTGACGGTGGACCACCACGTGCTGGAATTCGTGCGCGAGTTCGGCTTGATCATCTTCGTTTACACGCTCGGCCTGCAGATCGGTCCGGGCTTCTTCGGCTCGCTGCGGTCGCGCGGGCTCATGCTCAACGGCTTTGCCGCCGCCATCGTGCTGCTCGGTGCCGTGGTTGCGGTGGTCCTGATCAAGACCGGCCGCGTCGAACTGCCCGCGGGCGTGGGCCTGCTCTCCGGCGCCACCACCAACACCCCCAGTCTGGCCGCGGCCCAGCAGGCGCTGAAACAGGTCGGCACGGCGGACACCGCCGCCGCCGTGCAAGGCCTCGCCTATGCGGTCGCCTATCCCTTCGGCATTGTCGGCATCATCCTGACGATGATTTTGGTGCGGACCATTTTCCGTGTGGATGTGAAGGCCGAGGTCGCCGCCGCCGAGGCCGCGCACGCCCCGGCCCGCCCCAAGCCCGCGACCCGCAACTTCGAGGTGCGCAATCCCAACCTCGTCGGCCGCCCGCTCGGCAAGGTGCCCGGTCTCGCCGGCTCTGGCGTGGTCGTGTCGCGCTTCTCCCGCTCCGGCAAGGTCGAGGTCGCGAAACCCGAAACCCTCCTGCGGATCGGCGACATCCTGCACGCCGTCGGTCCCGAGGAAGGACTCGACGAGCTGCGCGTGGTCGTCGGCGCCGATGCGGGCATTGATCTCAAGACGATGCCGGGTGCGGTCACCAACCGCCGGCTGATCGTCACGCGCAGCGACGTCTATGGCTGCGAGTTGGGCGAGTTGGAAGTGCTCGCCGAGCAGGACGTCGTGGTCACGCGCGTCACGCGCGGCGGCATCGAGTTCACGGCCACGCCGGGTTTCCGCCTGCAGTTTGGCGACGTGCTCATGGTGGTCGGTGAGGAGCCGCGGATCGACGCCGTGGCCGCCGCGGTCGGCAATTCCAACAAGGCGCTCAACTCGCCGCAGCCGATCCCGTTCTTCCTCGGCATCGCGCTCGGCGTGATTGTCGGCGCCATTCCGCTCGCGATCCCCGGTCTGCCCGCGGCCGTGAAGCTCGGCCTCGCCGGCGGCCCGCTGGTCGTGGCCATTCTCCTCTCGCGCATCGCCAACACCGGCCCGCTGGTCTGGTATCTGCCGACCAACGCCAACCACATGCTGCGCGAGGTCGGCATCACGCTCTTCCTCGCGGCCGTCGGCCTGAAGTCGGGCGACAAGTTCGTCGAGGTGCTCCTGGGCGGCAACGGTCTCTCCTGGCTGCTCTACGGTGCGCTCATCACCGCCGTGCCCTTGCTGTTGATCGGCCTGCTGGCCCGGGCCTGGAAGAAACTCAACTACGCCGAGCTCTGCGGCCTGCTGGCCGGCAGCATGACCGACCCGCCCGCGCTCGCCTTCGCCCAGCAGAGCACCGGCAGCGACGCCCCGGCCGTTTCCTACGCGACCGTCTATCCGCTCGTGATGCTCCTGCGCGTGTTTTCCGCGCAGCTCATCGTGTTCCTGCTCTACCAGGCGGCGGGCGGGTGA
- a CDS encoding MFS transporter → MSNPAAPASTPVRNPWLWVPSSYLAEGIPFAMVIWVAGTMFKDLGHTDGQITVATASIGIAWSLKPFWAAFLDMYRTKKFFVLLMEVLMSGLLAGIAVCLPLPNYFQITIAILWVLAFMSATQDICVDGIYLTSLDEKKQAAFIGVQGVFWNVGKLFGTALIVWAAGSLKEDHGLSVTAAWSWAIGLSGVTLALLAVYHWFMLPTGSITERPKGVGDIATTFLDTIVDFFKKPSIWGMLAFVFLYRSSEGLLLLEGRLFLQATPEHGGIGLSLKELGVIDGTISTFVSLGAGLLGGAFMAKFGLNRKTLIFMALCLNLPHITFVIMSQLAGPGHTLSLWTIGTLVTIEKFGYSFGFVANMLYMMQQISPGRYHMTHYAFCTALMNLMLVPTQAISGPLADHFGYKTYFIIVMFAAIPSVAAACFAPFPRKPDNGHPV, encoded by the coding sequence ATGAGCAATCCTGCCGCGCCCGCCTCCACCCCTGTTCGCAATCCCTGGCTTTGGGTCCCGTCGTCCTACCTCGCGGAGGGCATTCCCTTCGCGATGGTCATCTGGGTCGCCGGCACGATGTTCAAGGACCTCGGTCACACCGACGGACAGATCACGGTCGCCACCGCGAGCATCGGCATCGCCTGGTCGTTGAAGCCGTTTTGGGCGGCCTTCCTCGACATGTATCGGACGAAGAAGTTCTTCGTTCTCCTCATGGAGGTGCTGATGTCCGGCTTGCTCGCCGGCATCGCGGTGTGCCTGCCGCTGCCCAACTACTTCCAGATCACCATCGCAATTCTGTGGGTGCTGGCGTTCATGTCGGCCACGCAGGACATCTGCGTGGACGGCATCTACCTCACCTCGCTCGACGAGAAGAAGCAGGCGGCGTTCATCGGCGTACAGGGCGTGTTCTGGAACGTCGGCAAGCTCTTCGGCACCGCGCTCATCGTGTGGGCCGCCGGCTCACTCAAGGAAGACCATGGCTTGTCCGTCACCGCCGCCTGGAGCTGGGCCATCGGCCTCTCGGGGGTGACCCTGGCTCTCCTCGCCGTCTACCACTGGTTCATGCTGCCCACGGGTTCGATCACCGAGCGTCCCAAGGGCGTGGGCGATATCGCCACCACGTTTCTGGACACCATCGTGGATTTCTTCAAAAAGCCCAGCATCTGGGGCATGCTGGCGTTCGTGTTTCTCTACCGCAGCTCCGAGGGCTTGCTGCTGCTTGAGGGCCGCCTGTTCCTCCAAGCCACGCCCGAGCACGGCGGCATTGGCCTTTCGCTGAAGGAGCTGGGTGTCATCGACGGCACCATCAGCACCTTCGTCAGCCTTGGCGCGGGCCTGCTGGGCGGCGCGTTCATGGCGAAGTTCGGCCTCAACCGGAAGACGCTCATCTTCATGGCGCTCTGCCTGAACCTGCCGCACATCACCTTCGTGATCATGTCGCAGCTCGCCGGGCCCGGTCACACGCTGTCGCTCTGGACCATCGGCACGCTCGTGACCATCGAGAAGTTCGGCTATAGCTTCGGCTTCGTGGCCAACATGCTCTACATGATGCAGCAGATCTCGCCGGGCCGCTACCACATGACGCACTATGCGTTCTGCACGGCGCTGATGAACCTCATGCTTGTGCCCACGCAGGCGATCAGCGGCCCGCTGGCCGATCACTTCGGCTACAAGACCTATTTCATCATCGTGATGTTCGCGGCGATCCCCTCGGTGGCGGCGGCGTGCTTCGCACCTTTCCCGCGCAAGCCCGACAACGGTCATCCGGTCTGA
- a CDS encoding polysaccharide deacetylase family protein codes for MNLRLLPLLLMTALSAYAAADSLAPAPQPPGGLAVAQAPQFILLGFDDNPQTEPMTWFVDTLKDKRDAGGNPVRAIFFSNGKYWNDRTLISIHHRALNEGHEIANHTQNHDNGSAFTTAKWRAEMAACEATFNETGIPAAGIVGFRTPYLAYNAATFEALAAEGQLYDSSIEEGDQPGQDGTNFLWPYTLDHGSPGNAADHPVGSPKRVGNHPGLWEIPIHVFMIPSDTDCARYGAKPGLRARIGAALKVGYGGGSGEPTDKITGLDWNVLEAAKCDGPEFLAILKYTLDLRLAGNRAPFMVGGHTALYPANKPDRRKAMEDFVTYALTKPEVRFVTGKQLIEWLRAPQPLR; via the coding sequence GTGAACCTCCGTCTCCTGCCCCTTCTGCTCATGACCGCCCTTTCCGCCTACGCCGCCGCCGACTCGCTCGCCCCCGCGCCCCAGCCGCCCGGCGGCCTCGCCGTCGCACAGGCGCCGCAGTTCATTCTCCTCGGCTTCGACGACAACCCGCAGACGGAGCCGATGACGTGGTTCGTGGACACCCTGAAGGACAAGCGCGATGCCGGCGGCAATCCCGTGCGCGCGATCTTCTTCAGCAACGGCAAGTATTGGAACGATCGCACGCTCATCTCCATCCACCACCGCGCCCTCAACGAGGGCCACGAAATCGCCAACCACACCCAGAACCACGACAACGGCAGCGCCTTCACGACCGCGAAGTGGCGCGCCGAGATGGCCGCCTGCGAAGCGACCTTCAACGAGACCGGCATCCCTGCCGCCGGCATCGTGGGTTTTCGCACACCCTACCTCGCCTACAATGCGGCCACCTTCGAGGCGCTCGCCGCCGAGGGACAGCTCTACGACAGCTCCATTGAGGAGGGCGACCAGCCCGGCCAGGACGGCACCAACTTTCTCTGGCCCTACACGCTCGACCACGGCAGCCCCGGCAACGCCGCCGACCACCCCGTGGGCTCGCCCAAGCGGGTGGGCAACCACCCCGGCCTCTGGGAAATACCGATCCACGTCTTCATGATCCCGTCGGACACGGACTGCGCGCGCTACGGCGCCAAGCCCGGTCTGCGCGCCCGCATCGGCGCGGCGCTGAAGGTCGGCTACGGCGGTGGCTCCGGGGAGCCGACCGACAAGATCACCGGCCTCGACTGGAACGTGCTCGAGGCCGCGAAGTGCGACGGCCCGGAGTTCCTCGCCATCCTCAAATACACTCTCGACCTCCGCCTCGCCGGCAACCGCGCGCCCTTCATGGTCGGCGGCCACACCGCGCTCTACCCGGCCAACAAGCCCGACCGCCGCAAGGCCATGGAGGACTTTGTCACCTACGCGCTGACGAAACCCGAGGTGCGTTTCGTCACCGGCAAGCAGCTGATCGAGTGGCTCCGCGCCCCGCAGCCTTTGCGGTAA